In Pseudomonas sp. MTM4, one genomic interval encodes:
- a CDS encoding Lrp/AsnC family transcriptional regulator, translating to MQLDSLSRRLIDRFQHGMPLCTEPYRAMAEALECSEEEILASLEQLERSGGLSRIGPVFEHSRAGASTLVALAVPPARVEAVAARINSFPEVNHNYLREHDYNLWFVVTGPDRAHLDALLAQIEAETGLMPLDLPMECAYRIDLGFPIGDAP from the coding sequence ATGCAGCTCGACAGCCTCAGCCGCCGCCTGATCGACCGCTTCCAGCACGGCATGCCGCTGTGCACCGAACCCTACCGCGCCATGGCCGAGGCGCTGGAGTGCAGCGAAGAAGAGATCCTCGCCAGCCTTGAGCAGCTGGAACGCAGCGGCGGGCTTTCCCGGATCGGCCCCGTCTTCGAGCACAGCCGCGCCGGCGCCAGCACCCTGGTGGCGCTCGCCGTGCCACCAGCGCGCGTGGAAGCGGTGGCAGCGCGGATCAACAGCTTTCCCGAGGTCAATCACAACTACCTGCGCGAGCATGACTACAACCTCTGGTTCGTGGTGACCGGCCCTGACCGCGCGCACCTGGACGCCCTGCTGGCACAGATCGAGGCGGAAACCGGCCTCATGCCGCTGGACCTGCCGATGGAATGCGCCTACCGCATCGACCTCGGCTTTCCCATTGGAGATGCGCCATGA
- a CDS encoding cytochrome D1 domain-containing protein translates to MIRPFLLLAAAGLLFGCAQQPLRGTGDLGVVVERATGSLQLIESSGMTSLARIEGLGDLSHASVVFSRDQRFAYAFGRDGGLTKVDLLRQRIDKRVIQGGNSIGGAISQDGTLIAVGNYEPGGVKVFDADTLELVADIPATPLADDSRNSRVVGVIDAPGRRFIYSLFDTGETWLLDFSQGRTPQISRFENIGNQPYDALLTPEGRYYIAGLFGEDGMAKIDLWHPEKGVERILDGYGRGQQKLPVYKMPHLEGWTVAGDQTFVPAVGQHRVLVMNSESWQQTDAIDVAGQPIFVMARPDARQIWVNFAHPDNGKIQVIDTETHDIIATLEPGPAVLHMEFTARGDQLWLSVRDGGEVQVWDPYTLKLLKRLPAESPSGIFFSSRAHETGL, encoded by the coding sequence ATGATCCGTCCCTTCCTGCTGCTGGCTGCGGCCGGCCTGCTGTTCGGCTGCGCGCAACAACCGCTGCGCGGCACCGGTGATCTGGGCGTGGTGGTGGAACGCGCCACCGGCAGCCTGCAGCTAATCGAGAGCAGCGGCATGACCAGCCTGGCGCGCATCGAGGGCCTGGGCGACTTGTCCCATGCCTCGGTGGTGTTTTCACGCGATCAGCGCTTCGCCTACGCCTTCGGTCGCGACGGCGGGCTGACCAAGGTCGACCTGCTGCGCCAACGCATCGACAAGCGCGTGATCCAGGGCGGCAACAGCATCGGCGGCGCCATCAGTCAGGACGGCACATTGATCGCCGTGGGCAACTACGAGCCGGGCGGCGTCAAGGTCTTCGACGCCGACACGCTGGAGCTGGTCGCCGACATCCCCGCCACGCCGCTGGCCGACGACAGCCGCAATTCGCGAGTGGTCGGCGTCATCGACGCACCGGGCCGCCGCTTCATCTACAGCCTGTTCGATACCGGCGAAACCTGGCTGCTGGACTTCAGCCAGGGCCGCACGCCGCAGATCAGCCGTTTCGAGAACATCGGCAACCAGCCCTACGATGCGCTGCTCACACCGGAGGGCCGCTACTACATCGCCGGCCTGTTCGGCGAGGACGGCATGGCCAAGATCGACCTCTGGCACCCGGAAAAGGGCGTCGAACGCATTCTCGACGGTTACGGTCGCGGCCAGCAGAAGCTGCCGGTCTACAAAATGCCGCACCTCGAAGGCTGGACCGTGGCCGGCGACCAGACCTTCGTGCCCGCCGTCGGCCAGCACCGCGTGCTGGTGATGAACAGCGAGAGCTGGCAGCAGACCGACGCCATCGACGTCGCCGGCCAGCCGATCTTCGTCATGGCGCGCCCCGATGCGCGACAGATCTGGGTCAACTTCGCCCATCCGGACAACGGCAAGATCCAGGTCATCGACACTGAAACCCACGACATCATCGCCACCCTGGAGCCGGGCCCTGCCGTGCTGCACATGGAGTTCACCGCGCGCGGCGACCAGCTCTGGCTGTCGGTGCGCGACGGCGGCGAAGTCCAGGTGTGGGACCCCTACACGCTGAAACTGCTCAAGCGCCTGCCGGCCGAAAGCCCGAGCGGCATCTTCTTCAGCAGCCGCGCCCACGAGACGGGGTTATGA
- a CDS encoding cytochrome c, whose amino-acid sequence MSETFTKGMARNIYFGGSVFFFLVFLGLTYHTEQTFPERTNASELTEAVVRGKEVWENNNCIGCHSLLGEGAYFAPELGNVFVRRGEDAAFKPFLSAWMKAQPLGAPGRRAMPQFNLSEQEVDDLAEFLKWTSKIDTNNWPPNKEG is encoded by the coding sequence ATGTCCGAGACCTTCACCAAGGGGATGGCCAGGAATATCTACTTCGGGGGAAGCGTGTTCTTCTTCCTGGTATTTCTCGGCCTGACCTATCACACAGAGCAGACCTTTCCAGAACGAACGAATGCGTCGGAATTGACCGAGGCGGTCGTGCGCGGCAAGGAAGTCTGGGAAAACAACAACTGCATCGGCTGCCACAGCCTGCTTGGTGAAGGCGCCTACTTCGCGCCGGAGCTGGGTAACGTCTTCGTCCGTCGCGGTGAAGATGCGGCCTTCAAGCCCTTCCTGAGTGCCTGGATGAAAGCGCAGCCGCTGGGCGCGCCAGGACGCCGGGCGATGCCGCAATTCAACCTGAGCGAACAGGAAGTCGATGATCTGGCGGAGTTCCTCAAGTGGACCTCGAAGATCGATACCAACAACTGGCCGCCAAACAAGGAGGGCTGA
- a CDS encoding AsnC family protein, giving the protein MTGTLDHSQAMQLRSLLEAGLPLAARPYRMLAERIGASEQAVLEQVRHWSEDGLFRRVGLVLKHRALGFRANAMLVLDIPNEQVDEVGRRLGQAAGINLCYQRPRRLPDWPYNLFCMVHGREREQVCQLIENLLAEHGLSEVPHQLLFSTRAFKQCGGRYAPPAARELAHG; this is encoded by the coding sequence ATGACCGGCACCCTCGACCACTCGCAGGCCATGCAGCTGCGCAGCCTGCTCGAAGCGGGCCTGCCGCTTGCCGCCCGTCCTTACCGGATGCTGGCCGAACGCATCGGTGCCAGCGAACAGGCCGTGCTCGAACAGGTCCGGCACTGGAGCGAGGACGGGCTGTTCCGCCGCGTCGGCCTGGTGCTCAAGCATCGCGCGCTGGGCTTTCGCGCCAACGCCATGCTGGTGCTGGACATTCCTAACGAGCAGGTCGACGAGGTCGGTCGACGTCTCGGCCAGGCCGCCGGCATCAACCTCTGCTACCAGCGTCCACGCCGCCTGCCGGACTGGCCCTACAACCTGTTCTGCATGGTCCACGGCCGCGAGCGCGAACAGGTCTGCCAACTGATCGAAAACCTGCTGGCCGAGCACGGATTGAGCGAAGTGCCGCACCAGTTGCTGTTCAGCACGCGCGCCTTCAAACAGTGCGGTGGCCGCTATGCTCCACCCGCTGCCCGGGAGCTGGCCCATGGATGA
- a CDS encoding cytochrome c yields MTQSRHAVSRLGLALASLLLIPAAMAAAPDAERQAQLEHLLVQDCGSCHGLLLTGGLGPAITRDALAGKPRANLIATVTYGRPGTAMPGWNDLLDEQDILWLVDLLIEGYPKP; encoded by the coding sequence ATGACCCAGTCCCGCCATGCAGTATCGCGTTTGGGGCTCGCCCTGGCGTCCCTCCTCCTGATTCCCGCAGCGATGGCCGCGGCACCCGATGCCGAACGCCAGGCTCAACTCGAACATCTTCTCGTGCAGGACTGCGGTTCCTGTCACGGCCTGCTCCTGACCGGCGGCCTCGGCCCCGCGATCACCCGCGACGCACTGGCCGGCAAACCCCGCGCAAACCTCATTGCCACCGTCACCTATGGACGCCCCGGCACCGCCATGCCCGGCTGGAATGACCTGCTCGACGAGCAGGACATCCTCTGGCTGGTCGATCTGCTTATCGAAGGATATCCAAAGCCATGA
- a CDS encoding CbbQ/NirQ/NorQ/GpvN family protein, with product MADAPFYQSLGNEEVLFEQAWRHGMPVLIKGPTGCGKTRFVQHMAHRLNLPLYTVACHDDLSAADLVGRHLIGAQGTWWQDGPLTRAVREGGICYLDEVVEARQDTAVVLHPLADDRRELFIERTGEALKAPPGFMLVVSYNPGYQNLLKGMKPSTRQRFVAMRFDYPPAAEEQRIVANEAQVDAALAEQVVKLGQALRRLEQHDLEEVASTRLLIFTARMIRSGMSPREACMACLAEPLSDDPQTVAALMDVVDVHFA from the coding sequence CTGGCTGACGCGCCGTTCTATCAATCGCTGGGTAACGAAGAGGTGCTTTTCGAGCAGGCTTGGCGACATGGAATGCCAGTGCTGATCAAGGGGCCGACCGGCTGCGGCAAGACCCGTTTCGTGCAGCACATGGCACATCGTCTGAACCTGCCGCTGTACACCGTGGCCTGTCACGACGACCTGTCCGCCGCCGATCTGGTCGGCCGCCATCTCATCGGTGCGCAGGGCACCTGGTGGCAGGACGGCCCGCTGACCCGTGCGGTGCGTGAAGGCGGCATCTGCTATCTCGATGAAGTGGTGGAAGCGCGGCAGGACACCGCCGTGGTGCTGCACCCTTTGGCCGATGATCGCCGCGAACTGTTCATCGAACGCACCGGCGAAGCGCTCAAGGCGCCGCCGGGCTTCATGCTGGTGGTCAGCTACAACCCCGGCTACCAGAACCTGCTTAAAGGTATGAAGCCCAGCACCCGGCAGCGCTTCGTCGCCATGCGTTTCGATTACCCGCCAGCCGCCGAGGAGCAGCGCATCGTCGCCAACGAGGCTCAAGTGGATGCCGCGCTGGCCGAGCAGGTGGTCAAGCTCGGGCAGGCGCTGCGTCGCCTCGAACAGCATGATCTGGAAGAGGTGGCCTCGACCCGCCTGCTGATCTTCACCGCCCGCATGATCCGTTCCGGCATGAGCCCGCGCGAGGCCTGCATGGCGTGCCTCGCCGAGCCGCTTTCCGATGATCCGCAAACCGTAGCCGCCCTGATGGATGTGGTCGATGTCCACTTCGCATGA
- a CDS encoding cytochrome c oxidase subunit 3: MSTSHERLALTNRRLPGDLAMWFFILAELTVFAILILAFAVTQLLNAETFRESRAALDSSIGLVLTLSLLTSGLLAALAVEQVRLDRPRRAAALLLAALVTSCVYVVLKLNEYSHLSGLGLGLEHSTFFTLYWILTGFHFLHVLLGMVILGWMAERCRRQTYTARDCAGLESGVLYWHMVDVVWVVLFPLVYVIN; encoded by the coding sequence ATGTCCACTTCGCATGAACGCCTCGCGCTGACGAACCGCCGGTTGCCGGGCGATCTGGCGATGTGGTTCTTCATCCTCGCCGAGCTGACAGTGTTCGCGATCCTGATCCTGGCGTTCGCCGTTACCCAGTTACTGAACGCCGAGACGTTTCGCGAAAGCCGCGCGGCGCTGGACAGTTCCATCGGGTTGGTGCTGACGCTGAGTCTGCTGACCTCCGGTCTGCTGGCGGCGCTGGCGGTGGAGCAGGTGCGTCTGGATCGGCCACGTCGCGCGGCGGCGTTGCTGTTGGCGGCGCTGGTGACGTCCTGCGTCTACGTGGTGCTCAAGCTCAACGAGTACAGCCACCTTTCAGGGCTGGGCCTGGGGCTCGAGCACAGTACCTTTTTCACGCTGTACTGGATTCTCACCGGCTTTCATTTCCTGCACGTGTTGCTGGGGATGGTCATTCTCGGCTGGATGGCCGAGCGCTGCCGTCGTCAGACCTACACCGCGCGTGACTGCGCCGGGCTGGAGTCCGGGGTGCTCTATTGGCACATGGTGGATGTGGTCTGGGTGGTGCTGTTCCCGCTGGTCTACGTGATCAACTGA
- a CDS encoding Lrp/AsnC family transcriptional regulator: protein MDDLDRRLINRLQHGLPLVKQPWQALADELENDSQTLRDRVQALLDDGTLTRFGPMFDIDRLGGAFTLAALSVPEERFDAVAAQLNALPEVAHNYRREHEWNMWFVLGCATPEGIAETIVRIEAQTGLPVLNLPKEETYHVGLHFSV, encoded by the coding sequence ATGGATGACCTCGACCGTCGACTGATCAACCGCCTGCAACATGGCCTGCCGCTGGTAAAGCAGCCCTGGCAGGCGCTGGCCGATGAGCTGGAAAACGACTCGCAGACCCTGCGCGACCGTGTCCAGGCGCTGTTGGACGATGGCACCCTGACCCGTTTCGGCCCCATGTTCGACATCGACCGCCTCGGCGGCGCCTTCACCCTGGCTGCGTTGTCGGTGCCCGAAGAACGTTTCGACGCGGTGGCTGCACAACTCAACGCCCTACCCGAAGTCGCCCACAACTACCGTCGCGAGCACGAGTGGAACATGTGGTTCGTACTGGGCTGCGCGACGCCCGAGGGCATCGCAGAGACTATCGTCCGCATCGAGGCGCAGACCGGCCTGCCGGTACTCAACCTGCCCAAGGAGGAGACCTACCATGTCGGCCTGCATTTCTCAGTTTGA
- a CDS encoding nitrite reductase produces the protein MSKPVLAGFIAAFSLLGLAVAQAAANPESADAAYKGRASSIDPASAQVMHSPGAPDLSSAEFEKAKEIYFQRCAGCHGVLRKGATGKPLTPDITQERGQAFLEALITYGSPAGMPNWGTSNALTKDEITLMAKFIQHTPPTPPEWGMAQMKDSWQVLVKPEDRPTKQMNKLDLPNLFSVTLRDDGKIALIDGDTKKIVKTIDTGYAVHISRMSASGRYLLVIGRDAKIDMIDLWGKEPVKVAEIKVGIEARSVETSKFKGYEDKYVIAGDYWPPQFTIMDGETLEPLQIVSTRGMTVGTQEYHPEPRVAAIIASHEHPEFIVNVKETGKVMLVNYEDIDNLSTTIIGTAPFLHDGGWDVSHRYFMTAANNSNKVAVIDSKDRKMAALVDVGKIPHPGRGANFVHPEFGPVWATSHLGDETISLIGTDPDKHPNSAWKVVQTLKGQGGGSLFIKTHPKSSHLYLDTTFHPDAKVSQSAAVFDINNLDAGYKVLPIGDWSGIKDGAKRVVQPEYNQAGNEVWFSVWSGQDEDSAIVVVDDKTLKLKKVIRDKRLITPTGKFNVHNTQHDIY, from the coding sequence ATGAGCAAACCAGTATTGGCGGGCTTCATCGCCGCCTTTTCACTGCTCGGCCTGGCAGTCGCCCAGGCGGCAGCCAATCCCGAAAGCGCCGATGCGGCCTACAAGGGGCGCGCTTCCAGCATCGATCCAGCGAGTGCCCAGGTGATGCATTCCCCCGGCGCGCCCGATCTGAGCTCCGCCGAGTTTGAGAAGGCCAAGGAAATCTACTTCCAGCGCTGCGCCGGCTGCCACGGTGTGCTGCGCAAGGGCGCCACCGGCAAGCCGCTGACGCCGGACATCACTCAGGAACGCGGCCAGGCATTTCTCGAAGCGCTGATCACTTACGGCTCGCCAGCCGGCATGCCCAACTGGGGCACCTCCAACGCGCTGACCAAAGACGAAATCACCTTGATGGCCAAGTTCATCCAGCACACGCCACCGACCCCGCCGGAGTGGGGCATGGCGCAGATGAAGGATTCCTGGCAGGTGCTGGTCAAGCCCGAGGACCGTCCAACCAAACAGATGAACAAACTGGACCTGCCCAACCTGTTCTCCGTCACCCTGCGTGACGATGGCAAGATCGCGCTGATCGACGGCGACACCAAGAAGATCGTCAAGACCATCGACACCGGCTACGCCGTGCATATCTCGCGCATGTCCGCTTCGGGCCGCTACCTGCTGGTGATCGGGCGCGACGCCAAGATCGACATGATCGACCTGTGGGGCAAGGAGCCGGTCAAGGTCGCTGAAATCAAGGTCGGCATCGAGGCGCGCTCGGTGGAAACCTCCAAGTTCAAGGGCTACGAAGACAAGTACGTGATCGCCGGTGACTATTGGCCGCCACAGTTCACCATCATGGACGGCGAGACCCTGGAGCCGCTGCAGATCGTCTCCACCCGCGGCATGACCGTCGGCACTCAGGAATACCATCCCGAGCCACGCGTGGCCGCCATCATCGCTTCCCACGAGCACCCCGAGTTCATCGTCAACGTCAAGGAAACCGGCAAGGTCATGCTGGTCAACTACGAAGACATCGACAACCTGTCCACCACCATCATCGGCACCGCGCCCTTCCTGCACGATGGCGGCTGGGATGTGAGCCACCGTTACTTCATGACGGCGGCGAACAACTCCAACAAGGTGGCGGTGATCGACTCCAAGGACCGCAAAATGGCCGCGCTGGTGGATGTCGGCAAAATCCCGCACCCAGGTCGTGGCGCCAACTTCGTGCACCCCGAATTCGGACCGGTATGGGCCACCAGCCACCTGGGCGACGAGACCATCTCGCTGATCGGCACCGACCCGGACAAGCACCCGAACAGCGCCTGGAAGGTCGTGCAGACGCTTAAGGGCCAGGGCGGCGGATCGCTGTTCATCAAGACGCATCCGAAATCCAGCCACCTCTATCTGGACACCACCTTCCACCCGGACGCCAAGGTCAGCCAATCGGCTGCGGTATTCGATATCAACAACCTCGATGCCGGCTACAAAGTGCTGCCGATCGGCGACTGGTCGGGGATCAAAGACGGCGCCAAGCGTGTCGTACAACCCGAGTACAACCAGGCCGGTAATGAAGTGTGGTTCTCCGTCTGGAGCGGCCAGGACGAGGATTCGGCTATCGTGGTGGTCGATGACAAGACCTTGAAGCTGAAAAAGGTGATCAGGGACAAAAGATTGATTACCCCAACGGGTAAATTTAACGTTCATAACACTCAGCACGACATCTACTGA
- a CDS encoding c-type cytochrome — protein sequence MKKILVPLLALGGALVLQPAMAQDGEALFKSKPCAACHSIDAKLVGPAFKDVAAKYAGQDGAADTLAGHIKNGSQGVWGPIPMPPNAVTEEEAKILAEWVLSQK from the coding sequence ATGAAGAAAATCCTAGTTCCACTGCTCGCCCTGGGCGGTGCGCTGGTGCTGCAACCAGCGATGGCGCAGGACGGCGAAGCGCTGTTCAAGAGCAAGCCTTGCGCAGCCTGCCATAGCATCGATGCCAAGCTGGTTGGTCCGGCATTCAAGGACGTCGCCGCCAAATACGCGGGCCAGGACGGCGCTGCCGACACGCTCGCTGGCCACATCAAGAACGGCAGCCAGGGCGTCTGGGGTCCGATCCCGATGCCGCCAAACGCTGTAACCGAAGAAGAAGCCAAGATCCTCGCTGAGTGGGTTCTTAGCCAGAAGTAA
- a CDS encoding nitric oxide reductase activation protein NorD, with product MAFTIEVEEWVGSVWHRFITRRASPDFPEACVELESMQRPLSVLFRAMGGASGIGVEAANARDMMLRRNLLQQVAGTCKQLPVAWCDASNLRLPQRLAVYPEVSLNQDLYRWLALLAAQAGEMRHWARDNQRWTQSILQRFPAMRPRYGRLVEAHLQLRPDPATLPRAEAALERALCQALREPGSVEQFPRSEVAPWPLPMWLYPAENLGVPQATELGDEDPDNTLQAPPTEQKGLRKRAKRVEETTGKGGLMLFRLENLFSWSEHVELDRQGDDSENEDASRVAEDLDEIAMSRQRMRKGGGLKLHLDLPPSDVDDIPLGEGIKLPEWDYRKQRLQEDFVSLQMMLPRGSEPKGLPLRLSPLARKLRRQFEHLRNDRQWLRGQPQGSELDMQAWLDFHVERQHGQCAERGLFMEQRQSRRDLACLLLADLSMSTDAHLDDEHKVIDVITDSLLLFGEALSAVGDEFALYGFSSLRRQQVRMQELKSFRQRYDDETRGRIQALKPGYYTRMGAAIRQATELLGKCKQRRKLLLLVTDGKPNDLDLYEGRYGVEDTREAVLEARRHGLLPFCITIDQEAGDYLPYMFGANGYTLIKEPQQLPFRLPQLYKQLTKG from the coding sequence ATGGCCTTTACCATCGAAGTCGAAGAGTGGGTCGGCAGCGTCTGGCACCGTTTCATCACCCGCCGCGCCAGTCCCGATTTTCCCGAGGCGTGCGTCGAGCTGGAGAGCATGCAGCGACCCTTGTCGGTCCTGTTCCGAGCCATGGGTGGCGCCAGCGGTATCGGCGTGGAAGCTGCCAATGCGCGCGACATGATGTTGCGGCGCAACCTGCTGCAACAGGTCGCCGGAACCTGCAAGCAATTGCCGGTCGCCTGGTGCGACGCGAGCAATCTGCGCCTGCCGCAACGCCTTGCGGTCTATCCGGAAGTTTCACTCAATCAGGATCTTTATCGCTGGCTGGCGCTGCTCGCAGCGCAGGCGGGCGAGATGCGCCACTGGGCGCGTGACAACCAGCGCTGGACCCAATCGATTCTCCAGCGCTTCCCTGCCATGCGGCCACGCTACGGGCGGTTGGTCGAGGCACACCTGCAACTGCGTCCCGACCCGGCCACGCTGCCGCGCGCCGAAGCCGCGCTAGAGCGCGCGCTGTGCCAGGCGCTGCGCGAGCCGGGCAGTGTCGAGCAGTTTCCCCGCAGCGAAGTGGCGCCCTGGCCGCTGCCGATGTGGCTGTACCCGGCCGAAAACCTCGGCGTGCCGCAAGCTACCGAGTTGGGCGATGAAGACCCGGATAACACCTTGCAAGCACCGCCGACCGAGCAGAAGGGCCTGCGCAAACGTGCCAAGCGGGTCGAGGAAACCACCGGCAAGGGCGGTTTGATGCTGTTCCGTCTGGAGAATTTGTTCAGCTGGTCCGAGCACGTCGAGCTGGATCGCCAGGGCGACGACAGCGAAAACGAGGACGCCTCGCGCGTCGCCGAGGACCTCGATGAAATCGCCATGTCGCGCCAGCGCATGCGCAAGGGCGGTGGCCTCAAGCTGCACCTCGATCTGCCGCCGTCGGACGTGGACGACATTCCGCTGGGCGAAGGCATCAAGCTGCCGGAGTGGGACTATCGCAAGCAGCGCCTGCAGGAGGATTTCGTCAGCCTGCAGATGATGCTGCCGCGCGGCTCCGAACCCAAGGGCCTGCCGCTGCGGCTGAGCCCGCTGGCGCGCAAGCTGCGGCGGCAATTCGAACATTTGCGTAACGACCGCCAATGGTTGCGTGGGCAACCCCAGGGTTCGGAGCTGGACATGCAGGCCTGGCTGGATTTCCACGTCGAGCGCCAGCACGGCCAATGTGCCGAGCGCGGGCTGTTCATGGAGCAGCGGCAGAGTCGGCGCGACCTGGCCTGCCTGCTACTGGCGGATCTGTCGATGTCCACCGATGCGCATCTGGATGACGAACACAAAGTCATCGATGTCATCACCGACAGCTTGTTGTTGTTCGGCGAAGCGCTGTCGGCGGTCGGCGATGAGTTCGCGTTGTACGGCTTCTCCTCGCTGCGCAGGCAGCAGGTGCGCATGCAGGAATTGAAAAGCTTCCGCCAGCGTTATGACGATGAAACGCGCGGACGTATCCAGGCGCTCAAGCCCGGCTATTACACCCGCATGGGCGCGGCGATCCGCCAGGCCACTGAGCTGCTTGGCAAATGCAAGCAGCGGCGCAAGCTGCTGTTGCTGGTGACCGATGGCAAGCCCAACGACCTGGACCTGTACGAAGGCCGCTACGGCGTCGAAGACACCCGCGAAGCGGTGCTCGAAGCCCGGCGCCACGGCCTGTTGCCGTTTTGCATCACCATCGACCAAGAGGCCGGCGATTACCTGCCCTACATGTTCGGCGCCAACGGCTACACCCTGATCAAGGAACCGCAGCAACTGCCGTTCCGTCTGCCGCAGTTGTATAAGCAGTTGACGAAG
- a CDS encoding cytochrome C oxidase subunit IV family protein translates to MSASKVLIVCWLVLAALSTATVALGSSGSTLLLAAAVLVIALVKGWVITERFMEMCHAPMMWRLLMLGWPLVMAAGVILTLV, encoded by the coding sequence ATGTCTGCTTCGAAGGTGTTGATTGTCTGCTGGCTGGTCCTGGCCGCGCTGTCCACGGCGACGGTGGCGCTGGGCAGTTCCGGCTCGACCCTGCTGCTCGCCGCGGCGGTGCTGGTCATCGCGCTGGTGAAGGGCTGGGTGATTACCGAGCGCTTCATGGAAATGTGCCATGCGCCGATGATGTGGCGCTTGCTGATGCTCGGCTGGCCGCTGGTGATGGCGGCTGGGGTGATCCTGACGCTGGTTTGA
- a CDS encoding cbb3-type cytochrome c oxidase subunit I, with translation MSIMNPHLKFQSQAVAKPYFVFALILFVGQILFGLIMGLQYVVGDFLFPLLPFNVARMVHTNLLIVWLLFGFMGAAYYLIPEEADRELHSPKLAIILFWVFAAAGVLTILGYLFVPYAGLAEMTKNHLLPTMGREFLEQPTITKIGIVVVALGFLYNVGMTLLKGRKTVISTVMMTGLIGLAVFFLFSFYNPENLARDKYYWWFVVHLWVEGVWELIMGSMLAFVLIKITGVDREVIEKWLYVIIAMALITGIIGTGHHFFWIGAPEVWLWLGSIFSALEPLPFFAMVLFSLNMVNRRRRQHPNKAASLWAIGTTVTAFFGAGVWGFLHTLAPVNYYTHGSQLTAAHGHLAFYGAYAMIVMTMISYAMPRLRGLGEAPDARAQRIEIWGFWLMTISMVAITLFLTAAGVVQIWLQRIPADGAAMSFMNTADQLAIFFWLRLIAGVFFLVGLVCYLYSFRQRGRVTADVPAAVAAA, from the coding sequence ATGAGCATCATGAATCCGCATCTCAAATTCCAATCGCAAGCGGTCGCCAAACCCTACTTCGTGTTTGCGCTGATCCTGTTCGTCGGGCAGATCCTGTTCGGTCTGATCATGGGCCTGCAATACGTCGTCGGTGACTTCCTGTTCCCATTGCTGCCATTCAACGTGGCGCGGATGGTTCACACCAATCTGCTGATCGTCTGGTTGCTGTTCGGCTTCATGGGCGCGGCCTACTACCTCATCCCCGAGGAAGCGGATCGCGAACTGCACAGCCCGAAACTGGCGATCATCCTGTTCTGGGTGTTTGCAGCCGCTGGTGTGCTGACGATTCTCGGCTACCTGTTCGTGCCTTACGCCGGACTGGCGGAAATGACCAAGAACCACCTGCTGCCGACCATGGGTCGCGAGTTCCTGGAACAGCCGACGATCACCAAGATCGGCATTGTGGTGGTGGCCCTGGGCTTCCTCTACAACGTCGGCATGACCCTGCTCAAAGGTCGCAAGACCGTGATCAGCACGGTGATGATGACCGGTCTGATCGGCCTGGCGGTGTTCTTCCTGTTCTCCTTCTACAACCCGGAAAACCTGGCGCGCGACAAGTACTACTGGTGGTTCGTGGTGCACCTGTGGGTCGAAGGCGTGTGGGAACTGATCATGGGTTCGATGCTGGCCTTCGTCCTGATCAAGATCACCGGCGTCGACCGTGAAGTGATCGAGAAGTGGCTCTACGTGATCATCGCCATGGCCCTGATCACCGGCATCATCGGTACCGGTCACCACTTCTTCTGGATTGGTGCGCCTGAGGTCTGGTTGTGGCTGGGTTCGATCTTCTCCGCCCTTGAACCGCTGCCGTTCTTCGCCATGGTGCTGTTCTCGCTGAACATGGTGAACCGTCGTCGTCGGCAACATCCGAACAAGGCCGCATCGCTCTGGGCCATCGGTACGACCGTGACTGCGTTCTTCGGCGCTGGTGTGTGGGGCTTCCTGCACACCCTGGCTCCGGTGAACTACTACACCCACGGTTCGCAGTTGACCGCCGCCCACGGCCACCTGGCCTTCTACGGTGCCTACGCAATGATCGTGATGACCATGATCAGCTACGCCATGCCGCGTCTGCGTGGTCTGGGTGAAGCGCCGGATGCACGGGCTCAGCGCATCGAGATTTGGGGCTTCTGGCTGATGACCATCTCCATGGTTGCCATCACCCTGTTCCTCACCGCCGCTGGCGTGGTGCAGATTTGGCTGCAACGCATCCCGGCAGACGGCGCGGCGATGTCCTTCATGAATACCGCCGACCAACTGGCCATCTTCTTCTGGCTGCGGTTGATCGCCGGGGTGTTCTTCCTGGTCGGGCTGGTCTGCTACCTGTACAGCTTCAGGCAGCGTGGCCGGGTTACCGCCGACGTACCTGCAGCAGTCGCTGCAGCCTGA